DNA from Flavobacterium aestivum:
ATTGCGCTTCTAAACTCTGGAAAAAATTAGTAAAAAAATATTGGCTGGTATTGACCTTGATACATTACGCGAACTTTATGGACATACCTCAAAAATGATGACTATGCGTTATGCCAAAGTAGTAAAAGAAGTTTATCGTAAACAGATTTTGGAAAAAAGTCCAGATTTTTAATTTTATCCTTAACAAGGTAATATCAATGATTAATATTCTTCATCAAAGTCAAAAAATCATTTTGAAAATTGTTTCCTATAATAAAATTATCTACATTCACGTTTTCTTAGGAAAAAACTGTAATAAATACCACTCGTATTACAAAAGCAAAATCATCGTGATAAAATAATAGTTGATTTTTCTAGTAGCATTTAAAAGAATTTACTTTTCCATAGGCAATAAATTTTCCTAATTCTAGTCGATTTATTGATGATTATTGCGTAAATCATTTCGCTTGTTACTTCTGGATAGTAGCTTGATTTTTTTTATGTAATTTCCTAAAATCTGTCTGAATCTTATTAGTACATAATGCTTTGAATTTCAATAATTTCTCATATCAAACTTTTAAATAACTTAACAAAAAAAATGAAAAACAAATTACAAAGAATTGCAAAAGTGGCATTGTGCTGCTTTCTTCTTATTACATTGGGTTGCGAAAATGACAACCCATTGACTGCGGAAGATGCCAAAATGATTGAAGCAAAAAATTGGTTTAATCATTATGAATCTAATGGAATTAATTATGAATTATTTCAGAAAACACAATACGACTGGAATCAAGCAAAAATTACGAAGTCTCAAGATGGAACGGAAACTATTATTGTGCCTATTATTGAATTAAAACAAGATAAAAAAGAAATATGGGAACAGAAATTGTATCTTTATAAATTAGATACTGGTAATTACAAAGCACTCTTGTTTGAAATATATCCTGACAAGAATGCTGAAATAAGCAGTCAAACGATTGATGGAGGAGATTTTAATGGCTATATAACTACTTGGGACATAAAAACGGGGTTTGTAAGAGCTGCTAAATTTGTGGATAATCAGGTTGTAGAAAATGGAATTGCAAAACCACTTTCGATAGACAAAGTTACTGGTAAAGCACCGCCTGTCCTTCCCTGTCAAGATGGGGATTGCAATACTGGCGTCGGCGGCGGAAATCCAATTCCACTAAGACCAGTTATTATAACGGGTCCCAGTACTGGAACTCCGGTAGTATATATGCCGCGTAATCCTGTGACGGGCGGAACAAATACAGGTGGTTTTACTTCACCTAGCGGTGGCGGTGTCGGTGGCGGCGGTGTAACATTAATAATGCCTCCTCCACCAGAAATACCAATTTCTGATATTATAAAATTCTTAAGTTGCTTTAATAAATCTGCAAATGTAAATCTAACTGTTTATGCAGAAAATATGAATTTATCAAACAAAAATGTGGGACATGCATTTATTTCTATCTCACAAGGCAATAATACTATGGTTTTTGGGTATTATCCAAAAAATGGTGGAGGTCAAGCAATGACGGGGCCAGGTATAATGGGAGAAAATGGAGGACATCGTTATGATGTATCAGCCAACATGGGGCAAATTTCGCCACAAAAGTTGCAACAAATTATTACTTTATCAGAAAAATATCAGAATAGCTTTTACGATTTAGGTTTTAATAATTGTTCGGATTTTGCAACTCAAGTACTGAATATTGCAGGAGTTTCGTCATCAGGCTGGATTGATACTCCAAACACTGTTGCAGATATTTTAGCAACATTACCGAATCACACATCAAACTCAACTTACGCACCAAAAACACAAAGAACATGTCCTTAGTTATCAATATTTTAAAAATTGTATCAATAGTCACTTTTTTATTGATACCTGGATTGGACGAAAATACAGTTCCAAATTTTGCCTTTATAGCACTCTGTTTGTTTCAATCTTTTCATGATATATTTAATAATTCTATACATATATTTTGGGAAGGTCTTATTCTTATACCAATACTTACAGCTTTAGTTATTTTCTATAAAAGTAAAAACTATAAAATCTTGTTTATTTGTTTTTTAATTTTATTATTACCATTAACGTATGCAACTGGGCTAATAAAGAACTATGCCAGAATTGATTTTTGGTTTGTATTTACATATGGAACTTTTATAATAACATCAATAGCAGTGATACTATTAGCTCAAAAAAAGGATAATAGTGAAAAAATCGTCCAATAAGATTAGTTAAGAGAAAACACAAAAAAAACCGAAGCTCTCAATTTGAGAGCTTTTTTCATTAGTTTAAACAGGGTTTAAAACCTATTTAAATTTATAGTTTATCTTATGCAACATTATATCGGTATAACTGGCACTAAAATTAACCTGATTGTTTACTGTGCTTGTGGTTGAACCAGCAAAAGGATTATATAATGCTGGCTTGTTTACCATCCATTCACACAGCTCAATTATATGCGATTTATTAGATGTAAAGTATATATAATTCGTACCGTTTAACACATCAAGAACATCAAGATAGTCCTTTAATTTCCAATAATTCTTATACGTTCCAACCTCTGTACTTAAGTATGGTGGGTCAACTAAAAACACCACATTAGTATAGTCTTGGTACTTCGTGAACAATTCTTTGTAATCAAGGGATTCAATGACAACACCTTCTAAATAGTTTTCAGTATTATAATCACTCATTCTAACGCAATTATATAGCGTTTCCTTTTCCAGTTCTGCGTATGATTGCACATACTTCATACTAAATAGAACATTACTCGACAAAGTAATATAGTCAACATAGCCCGTTGTTTGTTCTTCCTGCAGTACTCTTTTGATAACCAAATCCCGTTCAGGTTCCACGATACGTTTATCTTTTGGACAGTTGGATACGATAGTCCTTATATCACTTATCAACCTATTGGTATGGCTGACATTGTCAAGACGCAACCTATAATTATCATAATCATTATACACCACTTTTGCTGATGGATAATGTTGCTTAACAGTGTGTGATAATAAGCCCGAACCGCCGAATAAATCGACGTATGTTGCATCATTTGGACAACCGCTTAATACTTTCTTAACTTGATTTAAAAACCGTCTCTTTTGCCCCATAAATGGTAGTGGCGCTTGTGTGAATTTTTTACTTTTTTGTGTCATTTTTTTAATTGAATATTTGCGTAATTGATTGTTTTACACTATCTTCATAGTATATTAGGAAGTGATTAATTACCTCTTTTTAGGTTAAAAGTTGCTGTTTCTTCTCTTAATAACCTATTAAGGTTTGTTCCTTTCCTCTACCTAAAATTTAATTTAATAATTAGCGACATTTATTCATGTTCGCTTTTTGATTGATGATTATTGATTGTATATTTGCATCTCTCAGGGTTAAAAAAACAAAACGCACTAAAGAGTCAGAAGACCTATGTCCTCCGACGACCTTTAGTGCGTCAAGTTTAAAATACCCTGAGAAAGTTTTTAAATGTCGGAGGACTATTTTTTACCCTCCTTTTGTATTGAATAATGATTTAAACCTATCTGGAAGTTTAAACTTTTTGGCTACCCAATTGAGTATAATAATTACTACAATCAGCAGGAATAACCAAACATAAAAGCCAAATTGAAAGCCTTTTACTTTAGCTACTTTCGCTTTCTTTGCCTTGCTTTTTTCGATCGCTTTTTTCTGTCCAACATCAACCTCAATTCTACCTTTTTCGACTTTAGATTCTTCCTTTTTTTCGATGGCTTTAGCCTCTTTGGTTTCAGTTTGGGTGTTGATTTCGCCTCCTTCTAAATAGATTTCTTCTTTCAAATTACCATCAACAAAATGTTTGTAATGAAATGGTATTCTATTCCCGGAACTATCCAGCTCCGAAACACTAGTTAAAACCAAATTACTATTGATGGCCAACTGATTTTTTTGCCAATCTAATTGATGCTTTACCGACTGCTGAAAGATAGAATCGAAATGCCTTTGCATTTCTTCGATTTCCTTTTGTCTCGAGGCTTCGACTGTAACCGTTTTGGTTTTACAACCTAAAACCAATAGTGATAAAGGTATGAGTATTGATAATTTCATATTTCTATTTAATAAATTTTACAATCGATTTAGACACCGCTTTAAGCGTGTCGGAATAATTTGGATCAGTGGCATAACCCGCTTTTGCAATTTCTTCAAAGAAGCTATTGTAGTCATGCTTTACGGTTAGAGCCTTTGCATATCTACTGTTTTTCAAAAAGAATTGCGCATGATCATTAAAGCATTCTTCAGGCGTTGGATACTTTCTAAAGTAATCCTTTACTACATACTTAAACATTTTGCGTCCCTTTCGCATTACTGGAGTAATCGATATAATTACCGGGAACTTCAAATCAGCTCTAGAACTGTACTCAGTAGTAGTTATTAACTGCTCATTACCGTTAATACCATCGGTATCTTTAACCCCAAAAAACATGTTTCCTGGTGCAACATCACCCCAAGCCGATTCAAGTGCCGCCTGTGTTAATGTTGCTACAGCTGAAATTCCTGTTTTAGCCTCCACTTTCTTTGCATGTGGCAGGTAATTATTTACAAATAGTTCTGGTTTCATATATTTTGATTGATTTTTACTTTACGCTTTCGTAATAAAATAGATCTTCTTTTGAGATGGCTGTTTCGCAGTGTTTTTCGCCTAGAATCTTATCTAGAAAAATACGCAGCTTAGTGTCTTTATCATACATAAAGAGCAATCCAGTAACTGCTGATATTGTTTGATACCACTTACCATATTTAATAAGTCCTGATACCTTGTACACATCGTTTAACATTTCACC
Protein-coding regions in this window:
- a CDS encoding DNA adenine methylase, producing MTQKSKKFTQAPLPFMGQKRRFLNQVKKVLSGCPNDATYVDLFGGSGLLSHTVKQHYPSAKVVYNDYDNYRLRLDNVSHTNRLISDIRTIVSNCPKDKRIVEPERDLVIKRVLQEEQTTGYVDYITLSSNVLFSMKYVQSYAELEKETLYNCVRMSDYNTENYLEGVVIESLDYKELFTKYQDYTNVVFLVDPPYLSTEVGTYKNYWKLKDYLDVLDVLNGTNYIYFTSNKSHIIELCEWMVNKPALYNPFAGSTTSTVNNQVNFSASYTDIMLHKINYKFK
- a CDS encoding glycoside hydrolase family 73 protein; the protein is MKPELFVNNYLPHAKKVEAKTGISAVATLTQAALESAWGDVAPGNMFFGVKDTDGINGNEQLITTTEYSSRADLKFPVIISITPVMRKGRKMFKYVVKDYFRKYPTPEECFNDHAQFFLKNSRYAKALTVKHDYNSFFEEIAKAGYATDPNYSDTLKAVSKSIVKFIK